GCGTTTCAATCCGATGTGTTCGCCGTAGGCGCGCAGGATGCGCACGCCGGCGGAGTGGAAGGTGCTCATCCAGAGTTTGTCGGCGCCGGGGACGAGGTGGCTGGCGCGTTCGCGCATCTCGGCGGCGGCCTTGTTGGTGAAGGTCACAGCCAGGATCTCACCGGGTTGCACGCCGTAGTGGCCGATCAGGTGGGCGATGCGGTAGATGAGGGTGCGGGTCTTGCCGCTGCCGGCGCCGGCGATGACGAGGGCGGGGCCTTCGTAGTGGTCGGCGGCCTGTGCCTGGGTGGGGTTCAGTTGGGCGAGCAGGTCGGGCGGGTTCACCTGGGAATTGTACCAGCCTGCGTTCTGCCCTGGGCGTAATGGGCGGGCGGGGCGTGTTCCTGGGCAGGGCACGGTTTTCGGGTCGCCTAACCCTGCTACCCTCCACGGGTGACGGCTTCCTCGACCTCCGTGCAGACCTCGTCCCGCGCTTCCAGGCTGGCGCTGGGCAGCATTCTCGTGGCGGTGGTGGTGCTGGCCCTGAAGTACGTGGCGTACCTGATGACCGGCAGCGTGGCGCTGTACTCGGACGCGCTGGAGAGCATCATCAACGTGGCGGCGGCGGTGGCGGCGCTGATCGCGCTGCGGGTCGCGGCCCGCCCGGCGGACGCCAACCACCCTTACGGGCACACGAAGGCCGAGTACTTCAGCGCGGTGGCCGAGGGCGTGCTGATCGTGCTGGCGGCGGCGGCGATCGTGCGCGAGGCGCTGCCGGGCCTGCTGAACCCGGCAGAGTTGCCGGCGCTCTCGGGCGTGGCGGGGCTGGGCGTGAACCTCGCGGCGGGCGTGCTGAACGCGGTGTGGGCGTCGGTGCTGCTGCGACAGGGGCGGGCGCTGCGGTCGCCGGCGCTGCTGGCGGACGGGCGGCACATCTTCAGTGACGTGGTGACCAGCGTGGGGGTGCTGCTGGGCGTGCTGGCGGCGCACCTGACGGGTCAGGCGTGGCTGGATCCGCTGCTGGCGATCCTGGTGGCGCTGAACATCCTCTGGAGCGGGTGGCGGCTGGTACGGGAGAGCGTGGGCGGCCTGATGGACGCGGCGGTGGACCGGGAGACCGAGGAGAAGATCCGGCTGGCGATGCGGCTGCACGGGCAGGGCGCGCTGGAGATGCATGACCTGCGGACCCGGCACGCGGGAAGCGTGACGTTCATCGAGTTTCACATGGTGGTGCCGGGCGACATGACGGTGCAGGAGGCGCACAGCATCTGCGACCGCCTCGAGGACGCCATCCGGGCCGGGACGCCGCAGTCGTCGATCAGCATTCACGTGGAGCCGCAGGAGAAGGCCAAGCATCACGGCGTGCTGGTGCTGTAGCCGCGCACTGGGCGTTCATGAAGCCGGGCTTCATGCGACAGTTCTTTCATGTCGAACGGTCATGCCTATACTCGCCGTTGAAAGCTTCAGGGAGGAAGTATGGGCGAGATTGACGTGCCGAACGACGTGCACATCCGTTCCACGGTGGGGCCGACGCGGCCGCCACGTGGCGAGCAGGTTCAGGTGACGGTGGACGGCGCGCCGCAACTGGCGTGGGTGGGCGAGCCGCTGGTGGACGTGATCAACCGCGCGCAGATCGAGCTGGCGCAGGTGTGTTACCACCCGCAGCTGGGGCCGATCCAGACCTGCGATACCTGCGCCGTCGAGATCGACGGTGTGGTGGGCCGCGCCTGCGGCACGAAGGTGGCGGCCGGGATGACGGTGCGCACGCAGACGATCGCCGCCCGCGCCGCGCAGCGGGACGCTTACGACCGGATCGTGGCGAACCATGACCTGTACTGCACGGTCTGCGACAACAACAACGGGAACTGCACGGTGCACAACACGCTGGGCGTGCTGGGCATCGATCATCAGACCCGTCCCTTCCAGCCCAAGAGCTACGAGAAGGACGAGTCGAACCCCTTCTACCGGTACGACCCGGACCAGTGCATCCTGTGCGGACGCTGCGTGGAGGCCTGCCAGAACGTGCAGGTGAACGAGACCCTGACCATCGGCTGGGAGATGGAGCAGCCGCGCGTGCTGTGGGACGGCGGGAAACCCATCGGCGAGAGCAGTTGCGTCAGCTGCGGGCACTGCGTCACGGTCTGCCCCTGTAACGCCCTGATCGAGAACTCCATGATCGGTGAGGCGGGCCTGTTCACGGGCATTCCGCTGCCCGTCTGGGACGCCGCCATCGACGTGGTCAAGGGCGTGGAGGCCAGCGCGGGCCTGAAGCCGATCATGAACGTGTCAGAGATCGAGTCGGCCGCGCGCGACCGCTACATGAAGAAGACCAAGACCGTCTGCACGTACTGCGGGGTGGGCTGCTCGTTCGACGTGTGGACCGACGAGCGGCACATCCTGAAGGTCGAACCCGGCCTGGGGCATGCCAACGGCATCAGCACCTGCGTGAAGGGCAAGTTCGGCTGGGATTACGTGAACAGCGAGGACCGCCTGACCGCCCCGCTGATCCGCGAGGGCGACCGGTTCCGCGAGGCGACCTGGGACGAGGCGCTGGACCTCGTGGCGCGGCGCTTCATGGAGATCCGCGCCAAGGATGGTCCGGACGCCCTGGCGTTCGTGGCGAGCAGCAAGGCCAGCAACGAGGAAGCGTTCATGGTGCAGAAGTTCGCCCGTCAGGTGATCGGGACGAACAACGTGGACAACTGCTCGCGGTACTGCCAGTCCCCGGCCAGCAAGGGGCTGTCCCTGACGACCGGGATCGGCGCGGACAGCGGCACCATCAAGGACATCGAGAACGCTTCTCTGGTGATCACGGTGGGCAGCAACGCCGCCGAGAGCCACCCGGTCCTGGCGACCCGCGTGAAGCGCGCGCAGAAGCTGGGCCACACGAAGGTCATCGTGTTCGACATCCGCGAGCATGAACTCGCCACCCGCGCCGACCAGTTCATCCGCCCGAAACCCGGCACGGACTTCGTGTGGCTGGCCGCCGTCA
The DNA window shown above is from Deinococcus sp. LM3 and carries:
- a CDS encoding cation diffusion facilitator family transporter gives rise to the protein MTASSTSVQTSSRASRLALGSILVAVVVLALKYVAYLMTGSVALYSDALESIINVAAAVAALIALRVAARPADANHPYGHTKAEYFSAVAEGVLIVLAAAAIVREALPGLLNPAELPALSGVAGLGVNLAAGVLNAVWASVLLRQGRALRSPALLADGRHIFSDVVTSVGVLLGVLAAHLTGQAWLDPLLAILVALNILWSGWRLVRESVGGLMDAAVDRETEEKIRLAMRLHGQGALEMHDLRTRHAGSVTFIEFHMVVPGDMTVQEAHSICDRLEDAIRAGTPQSSISIHVEPQEKAKHHGVLVL